Proteins encoded in a region of the Elizabethkingia bruuniana genome:
- the rsmI gene encoding 16S rRNA (cytidine(1402)-2'-O)-methyltransferase, translating into MSGILYFVPTPVGNLEDMTFRAIKVLKEVDYILCEDTRTSGILLKHYEISKPLKSYHLHNEHQATEKVVQDLKNGQDIAIITDAGTPGISDPGYLLAKAGRDNDIEMICLPGATAFVPALVVSGLPNHDFYFAGFLPQKKGRQTKLKQLAEEKKTIVLYESPHKINTTLEQIKEFFGEQTQVSLSREISKKFEETKRGTIDELIEFSKSKTLKGEIVLIVNNSV; encoded by the coding sequence ATGAGTGGCATATTATACTTTGTACCAACACCAGTAGGTAATCTGGAAGATATGACTTTCAGAGCAATAAAAGTTCTAAAAGAAGTCGATTATATACTTTGCGAAGATACCCGTACTTCAGGGATTCTTCTTAAACATTATGAGATATCGAAGCCGCTGAAATCATATCATTTGCATAACGAACATCAGGCTACGGAGAAAGTTGTTCAGGATCTTAAAAATGGACAGGATATAGCCATTATTACTGATGCCGGGACTCCAGGAATATCGGATCCTGGTTATCTTCTGGCAAAAGCAGGTCGGGATAATGATATTGAAATGATCTGTCTTCCCGGAGCGACAGCTTTTGTTCCTGCTTTAGTGGTTTCAGGACTTCCTAATCACGATTTCTATTTCGCTGGGTTTTTGCCACAGAAAAAAGGGCGTCAGACGAAACTAAAGCAACTGGCTGAAGAGAAGAAAACAATTGTTCTTTATGAAAGCCCCCATAAGATTAATACCACACTGGAGCAGATAAAGGAATTCTTCGGAGAACAGACGCAGGTAAGTCTAAGCCGTGAAATTTCTAAAAAATTTGAGGAAACTAAACGCGGAACGATTGATGAATTAATAGAGTTTTCTAAGAGTAAAACGCTAAAAGGAGAAATTGTTCTGATTGTAAATAATTCAGTGTAA
- a CDS encoding thymidine kinase: MFLENTINHAKQSGWMEVICGSMFSGKTEELIRRLRRAEMAGQQVEIFKPKIDVRYSDEDIVSHNDNKIRSTAVDTPNEILLLGSNCDVVGIDEAQFFDESIVEVANQLANSGTRVVIAGLDMDFMGRPFGPMPNLMATAEYVTKVHAICKRTGNLANYSLRTSASKDLVQLGETDSYEAVSRRIFWEEMQKQEKNK; this comes from the coding sequence ATGTTTTTAGAAAATACAATTAACCACGCCAAGCAAAGCGGGTGGATGGAAGTGATATGTGGCTCAATGTTTTCCGGTAAAACGGAAGAGCTAATTAGGCGTCTGCGCAGAGCAGAAATGGCAGGTCAGCAAGTAGAAATTTTTAAACCAAAAATTGATGTTCGTTACTCCGATGAAGATATCGTTTCGCATAACGATAATAAGATCCGGAGTACAGCTGTTGATACTCCTAATGAAATTCTGTTACTGGGATCCAATTGTGATGTTGTGGGTATTGATGAAGCGCAATTTTTTGATGAAAGCATTGTAGAAGTTGCCAATCAGTTAGCCAATAGCGGAACAAGGGTCGTTATTGCCGGGCTGGATATGGACTTTATGGGTCGTCCTTTTGGTCCTATGCCTAATCTTATGGCAACAGCCGAATATGTTACAAAAGTTCACGCTATTTGTAAAAGAACAGGAAATTTAGCCAATTATTCATTAAGAACATCTGCCAGCAAAGATTTGGTTCAGCTAGGAGAAACAGACAGCTATGAAGCTGTTAGCCGCCGTATCTTTTGGGAAGAGATGCAAAAGCAAGAGAAAAATAAATGA